The stretch of DNA CGCTGCTTGGCGACGCTTCCAGCTGATGACGACAGCGTTCCCGGACATCAACGGTCGTGAGTATCCGCTCTGTGAGCAACCCGGAGCAGTCTGGTCGCCGCACACCGCGGGGGAGCCGGCGAGCCGACCCCGGCGGTGCACCGAACGCCAGGGGAGTGATGAGCGACAAGACTGCACAGCAGGTTGGGCCACTCGACTCCGTGCGACCCGACGGAACAGGCAGTCACCACCGAAGGAAGAAACCGGAACACCGCGACGGTCAATCGTACGAGGAGTGAAGCGATGAGTGATCTGGTTCCGATCGTCGTGCAAGGGATCAGCTGGTCGCAGCAGCATGGGCAGCCGCTCGTCCTCTTGCGCGGGCTGGGCACCGACTGCTGGTTCGCAGTATCGGCTGATGTCGAGGAGGCGCGAGCCTTCTCCTCCTGCACCTGCACCGCCGAGCGAACCCGGCGTCGGCTGGCTCGCCTGGCGAGCCAACTCCTGCGCGTGGCCGGAGGGGAGATCGAGCAGATCGTGCTCCGAGTGGACGGGGAGCAGATCCTGCGCGCCCACCTCCTCGTCCGGAGCAGCACGGGCACGACGACGGTGGAGACCTTTGGGCTCGACGCACTCGTCCTCGCCGCTGAGTTGGGGATCATGCCGGTCATGCGCTGGCAAGAACTCGCCGCATTGGCCGCCAGCAGTCAGCGCGCTGAGAACGCGAGCGACGAGACAGCGACCGAACTTCCCCCGGCGATCCAGCGACTGCTGGCCGAGCTCGAGGAGCGCGGCTTCGGGACGGACGACTCATGATGACGCGAGCCGAGCGAGGGTGGGGATGCCGCCCGCCCGAGCAACGAGCCTATCCAGTTGAACGAAGAGCTCGTTCATGGACGATGCGACCAGACGCTCCTGACCGCCCGCAGGCAGGCTCACGGTGACATCGATCGGTGAGGACGGCCGGTAGACCCACCACCAGGAGCGGCGCGCGAGGACACGCTGCAGCGCGTCGACGAGCGCAGCCCGGGCACGATCCGGTGGAAGACACTCCGCTCGATCCGGGGAGTGAGCCAGTTTCACGGCGATGGCTGTCGTCTGATCGGTCCAGAGTTCAGCTTCCGCGGTCAGCGCGCGGTCTCCGGAGACGAGCAGGAGCGGGATACCCTGCTCACCGAGCCAACGACTGGCGAGCGCGAGTTCCCCAGCTGGTCGACCATCCCACTCGATGGACAGTCCGGGAAGAAGGGTGCAGGGGGCGAAAGCACGAGGAGCGTCGCCGCGGGCGTGAAAACCCAACAGGACCGCCAAGCGCGGGTTTCGGTCGAGCGGGAGCAGCGCAGGCTCGATGTCACTGGTACACAGGCTGGGTGGAATAGCGCGTCCGTGCCAATCGAGAAGGCGAATACGCGCGATCCCGAAAGCGCGAGCGGCCTGGCTCACCGCGCGCACGTCCTCTGCGTACTGCTCGAGGGCGCGCGCGTACTCCGGACGAGCTGGATCGCACCAGGCTCGCTCAGCGACACCGGACATTCCCTCCAGGTCAGCGACGATGACGAGCTCCATTCGACCTCCGCAGAATCACTGACCGATCGAGGGCAAGCATACCGGCGAGGCCGGCGAAAGGCGATCGACGAAGCGAAGGAGAGCCGACGAGAAGGGTCGACCAAAACAGAGCGGTCCCGGGCGGAAGCACCCAGGACCGCCAGTGCCGAGAGACCGAGCCGGACCGGTCAGAAGGAGAGATCATCGATATTCGGATATTCGTCGAGCACCACGTTGCCGAGCGTCCCATCGGGCAACTTTTCGACGCGGCGCACGAGCACCGTGGTGATCACACCTTGGGCTTCAGGGTGGAAGCGAACTTCGTTCATCGGGCCCTGGAATCGGACATTGCGGATCGCTTGCAGGAAGGCGTCCTCGTCACTGGTATCTCCCTTAACGGTCTCCAGAGCATGCGCGAGGATCATGACGGTGATGTAGCCCCAGTACTCCAGGTGACCAGGGAGACGATTGAACTTCTGCTGGAACTTGGCGACGAACTCCTTGTTCTGTGGCCGATCATAACGTGCTGCGTAGTTGATCGCACTGACGATGCCGAGAGCTGCTTCGCCGACCTCCGGGAGATAGGGGTCATCACCGACCTCGGCACCGCCGAGCAGGGGATAGCGATCCTTGAGGCCGAACTCCTGGTACTGGGTCATGAAACGGATAGCGTCGGCACCGATGAACCAGGCCCACACGGCATCGGCGTTCGCAGCATCCTGAAGGATGCGCTGGAGATAGGGCCCGAAATCGGTCGTATCGAGCGGCGGATAGACCTCAGCAGCGATTTGACCACCCGACTTCTTGAAGTAATCGCCGAAGATCTGAGCTACCGTTCGGCCAGTCGTGTAGTCGGGGGCCATGAGAGCGATATTCCGATAGCCACCCTTCTCATACGCCCACTTGGCTTGGATAAACTCGTACTGCCCCTGGCAGAAGGACGAGCGGAAGATGTATGGACTGCGGACCTTGGGATCCCGGGTCAGGGGTGGCCAGCCGGCGATCGAGACAATGGTGACTTGCTTTTGCTCGTGCAGGTAATCACGCACCGCAGTCAGTTCAGGCGTTATGGTGAAGCCGGTGATGACATCGACCTTGTCGCTTTCGACCAGTCGCCGGACATGCGTCTTCGCCTGATCCGGATTCCCAGCCGAATCGGCTGGCAACAGTTGCAATTGACGACCAGCAGCAGTGTTGCCCAACTCGTCGAGTGCGAGCTGCATCCCCTCGATGTGGCGCCGACCGGAAGATGCCAGATTCCCCGTCTGAGCGACCACGACACCGATCTTGAAGGGGGTTGCCGGCCGGGCGACGGTCGGCGTGGCAGCGACCTGAGGAGTCGGTGAAGCCGCAGCCACTGGCGTCTGAACGGGTGCACTGGCTGGTGTCGGCGACGGTGCCGTCGTAGGTGTCGGTGTCGGGCCTGCACCACCGCCACAAGCCGCGAGAAGACTACTGGCGAGCGCGGATACCGAAAAGGCGAGAAAACGCCGGCGATTCATCCTGTCTCCTCCCCGCATGACACGACAACCGACGGACAACACGACAAGTCGGCCACCCTCGCATCCGAGCACTCGTGGTGCTCACGCCGCGACTGTCCTCGTCATCTGCACAGCGCGTGCGCCCCTAATTCTCGCCGGTGGCTCGTACGCCCCGCGCGCGAGGGTGAACCGCCTGTAACTTTATCCATGTATCGTATAGGTGTCAAGATTTCCTCACATGCAGCGATGGCTCTCGTGCTCCTCCCTCCGGACGGTGCGTGCCCCTCGAAAAGACTGGTCGTCGATCCGGCCGACGATGGTCCGCAGCGCCGAGGAAAAGAACCGACTCGTCGTGTGCGACCGGCGGGAACGGAGAGGGAGCCGTTCCGGTCGTAGACTCGCACGGAACGCCACGGGGTGACAGCCAGTGTCGTGCCAGCGACAGGATGAACGCGCTCGCTTCCCCATCGGGTAGCCAGCCAACGGCGTAGCGGCTGCCCACATTCCGGTGAGGAGCGCGCGAGCGGCACACTCGTTCATCGATCCCCGCCCGGCATGACTTCCGAGGCGACTCGCTCACGGGACGCATCAGTGCAGCCGCCGGTAGCAAGGGCGCGGCAGATTCGGCTCGTATCGCCCAAGCTGCCGGCGATGTCGAGACGTCGCGGCCAGTCGTTGCCCTGGAACCAACCCTCACGAACAGGTAACGCAGACTGCTCGGGAGCGGTCACTGGAACGCAGGAACGAGTAGGATGTGATCGAAACGACATGAGCAGAGGAAAGGAATTCATGACCGTGGTCTTGACACGCGATGCGGTACCGATCGAAGAGACCTGGAACCTCGCTGACCTCTTCGCCAGTCCGGAGGACTGGGAGCGAGAGCGCGAGGCAGTGCTCGCGGAACTCGCCAAGCTGGAATCCTTGCGCGGAACCCTGCAGCAGGGGCCGCGGCAAGTCCTCGAGGTCCTGACCCTGGCCGACGAACTCGACCAGCGGGTGAGCAAGCTTTTCGCCTATGCCCTGCTCGCGCGCGATCAGGACACGCGCGACACGGCCGCGGCCGAGCGATACGAGCGAGCTGTCCATGTGGGGACGGTGGCGGGCCGCGCCTCGGCGTGGATCGCACCAGAACTCCTGACCAGCTATGACGACGCAGCCCTCCTGGGCATGATCGAGCAGGAACCGGGCCTGGCCCCGTTCCGACGGCTCCTGGAACGACTGGTACGGGAGCGACCGCATGTGCGCTCCGCGGAGGTCGAGCAGCTTCTCGCCGAGACGATGCCACTCGCCCAGGCACCAGCCACAGCCTTCACCTTACTCGACAATGCCGACATCCGGTACGGCACGGTGACGGACGTCGACGGGACAACGATCGAGCTCACCAAGGGCCGCTATCAACTCCTGCTCGAGCGGCGCGAGCGGCGGGTGCGCCAGGAGGCCTACCAGGTCTTCCACGCCCCCTACATCGCCCACCGGCACACGCTCGCTGCGCTCCTGAGCGCCGCGAACCAGCGCGATACGTTCTACGCACGGGCGCGACGCTACGAGTCGGCCCTCGCAGCAGCCCTCCACCCGGACAACATTCCGCTCGAGGTCTACACCACACTCATTGACCTCGTCCGCCAGCACCGCCATCTCCTGCAGCGGTATCTAGCGGTGCGCAAGCGGGTGCTCAGCCTGGAACGTCTTCGAACCTACGATTTGTACGTACCGCTCGTCGAGCGAGCAGATCACCGGTACACGTATGCCGAAGCGCGCGAGCTGGTCCTGGCAGCACTCCGTCCGCTCGGGTCGGAGTACATCGAGCCCTTGCAACAGGGGCTCGCGAGCCGGTGGGTCGATGTCCACGAGACGGTCGGCAAGCGGTCCGGTGGTTACAGCCTGGGGGTGTACGGTGTCCACCCGTACATCTTACTGAACTGGAACGGCACGCTGCGCGAGGTGTTCACGCTGGCACACGAGGTGGGGCACGCCATGCATTCCTACTTCAGCTCGCGGGCGCAACCCCATCCGACCGCTGAGTACACGATCTTCGTCGCCGAAGTCGCGTCGACCTTCAACGAGCGCCTGCTCACCCATGCACTCCTGGAACGCGCGACCGATGCACGGGAACGGGCCGCGCTCGTCAACGATGCTTTGGATACCTTCCGCATCGCGCTCTTCCGGCAAACGCTCTTCGCCGAGTTCGAGCTCCTGACGCACCAGGCTGTGGAGCGAGGGGAAGGGTTGAGCGCAGACGGGCTCTGCGAGCTGTACGGTCGCCTGATCAGCGAGTACTACGGTCCCGACCTGGAGGTGGACGAGGAAGTGCGGCACGAGTGGAGTCGGGTACCGCACTTCTATCGCGCGTTCTACGTCTACCAGTATGCGACCGGGCTGGTCGCCGCGACGGCGTTGGCGCGAGCCGTGCTCGCGGGCGACGAAGCGGCACAGCAGCGATATCTCGCCTTCTTGGCCGCCGGGTCGTCCAAGGACTCGCTGGACCTTCTTCGCGATGCGGGGGTCGATCTGACGACACCGGAACCGTACCTGGCTGCCTTCGCGACGATGGAGCAGGATCTCGTCACCCTCGAGGAGGCACTGACGCAACTCGGGATACTGCAGTCAGCCTGAGGGAGGCAGTGCGACCCGTCAGGGAGGAATGAGGTTCGCCGACCGTTTGTGCTGGCAACGCACGCCGACTCGCCGGGTCGTTTAGCGGCGCGCGGCCTCCGTCAACCCAGGTACAGCTCGCACCGCATCACGCGCGGGCTGTCCACCCTCGGCACGCACCGCGATATGGAGCGCGACGGTACCGGCCATGAGTTTCCGGGCCTGCACGGAAGCGAAACCGGCCGCTCGTAGGAGCGCCGTAAGCTCGCTAGCTGTAGGGAAGGCAGCTGTCGAGCGGGGGAGATAGCTGTACGCTGCCCGGTCACCACTGACCAGGCCACCGAGCCAGGGGACAAAGCAGTCGAAATAGAATCGAAGCAGGGGAGCGAGCGGTCCTTGGAAGGGCGTCGTCTCCAGAATCACAAGTACGCCGCCGGGGCGCACGACGCGGGCGAGTTCGTGGATCGCTGCCTCGTAATCCGGAAAATTGCGCAATCCGAAGCCGATCGTACAGGCATCGATCGAGGCATCGCGGAACGGGAGGCGCATCGCGTCCCCGCAGAGGAGCGTGACCCGATCGAGACCAGACGCGGAGCGCTTGCGCGCGGCGTGCCGAAGCATCGTCCGGCTGAAGTCGAGCGCGACGACGCGCGCTGCACCCTGAGCAGCGAGCTCGAAGGCGAGGTCCCCGGTACCCGTCGCGACATCGAGCACGACTGCTGGCTGGTGAGTGAGGGCGGCACGGGCAGCTGCTCGGCGCCAGGTCACGTCGCGGCCGAACGTCATCAGCCGGTTCATGACGTCGTAGCGCGGGGCGATCCGGTCGAACATACGCCGGACTTCCGCTGGCGGTTGTAGTGCACCACGGCGGGGCATCGCGTCTCCCTTTCCATCGACAATACTAACGCACCGGCTCGCGACCGTAGGTGCCGACCAGTTCACCGATAGCCAGGATATGCCCCTCGAGGGCACGCAGAATCTCGTTCCGCTGTGCTCCAGGTGGGAGGCCAGTCGGGCGATCGAGCGCGTACAGGCGGAACACGTACCGGTGCGGTCGACCAGGCGGGGGACACGGTCCGCGGTAACCGACCGTCCCGAAGTCATTCCGGCCTTGCCGCGCACCGCTTTGGAGTGTCTCGTCGGGCGGTACGGCCGGCGGGAGGGAGCGTGTCGCCGCGGGGAGATCGTAGAGGAGCCAGTGGGTGAAGATTCCACCGGGAGCATCGGGATCCTCGACGAGCAGGACGAACGCGGCCGTCCCAGGAGGCGGTTCCGACCAGCTGAGCGGTGGGGAACGATCAGGGCCGTCGCAGGTGTACTCGGTCGGCAGGGTACCGCTTGTGGTGAACGCCGGGCTGGTCAGCTGGATGCGGACGGCTGCGAGTGGAACGGTCGGACTAGTGCCTGCGGTCGCGCAACCGAGACTCCCTGCGACCACCGCGAGAGCGAGGTAGGTGAGGCTCCAACGGAAGGCCAGGAGCCGGGTCCTCATTCGTGCGATGCAGAAGCGAGGTCGCATGGTTTAGCCAAAGAACGCCCGTATCGACCGTCCTGAGCCTACCGCAGGAAGGCCCGCGGAGGAAGATCGTCCGAGCACGGTCGTCAGCCTGGCACCGGCTTCATTCGGAACCGGTAGCCGGGAACCTTGCCGCAGGTCGGGCGACGAACCCCCGGCAGCGACAGCACGGATTCCCCAACGCAGCACCAGATCAGCGAGCGCACCGGCGCGTATACTCCATCGGTCGGACGAACTCGGGGAGGAACGATGGAGACACATGCACTGTCACACCACGTCATCCGGCGACATCCGGAACGCGCCGTACCAGACGAAGCATCAGCCATCCTCGCTGCTGGAATGGTTGCGCATGTCGGCTTCTGCGAAGACGGCCAACCGTTCGTCATCCCGATGTCGTATCACTATGACCCACAGCGACCGGACCGGTTGTACCTCCATGGCGCGCGGGAGAGCCGGCTGTTACAGGTGCTGGCGAGTGGTGCCCCAGTCAGTGTCGCCGTGACACTCGTCGATGGACTGGTCTACTCACGAACTGCCTTCAACCATTCGATGAACTACCGTAGTGTCGTTTGTTTCGGCCGGGCTAACGTCATAGAGGACGAAGCCGAGCAACGGACGATCTTCGAGGCGATGACGGAACGGTACTTTCCCGGGCGCCGTGCCGGGGTCGACTATCAGCCTGCGACGGCTCAGCAACTGGCGGCGACGCTGCTCGTCGAGATCGTGATCGAGGAGTGGAGCGCGAAGGCCCGTCGTGGTGGACCGCGTGGCCCATACGATACCGATCCGACGGCGCCAGGCACGGCCGGCATCGTCCCCCTAAAGGAGTGACGTGCACGGACGACGTGGCACGCTCTCATTCCTCCAGCGGTTGGCGCCCGCGAAACCCGGCGTCCAGGTCGTGCCAGTAGGCGACAGTCGGCTCGTCGACCCTCCAACACAAGTAGACTTCGCGGCCGTCACGGAGGCTCGGAAAGTCGACGATACCCATATCGAGATCCTTGACCTCGACCCCGAGCTGGTGAATGACCCGTACCTTCTCGCGGATCGAGCGGGTCAGCTCGGCGACCCGCTGCTCGATGCGTTCCAGCTGGGCACCATGGCCGTTCAAAAAAGCGAGTGGTGCCAGCCGACGGAGTTCGCCGAGCAGCTGATCCAGTTCGCGTTTTTCCGCCTGAAGTGCGATGAGCAAGCCACGCAAGCGTGGGACGAGTGCGCGTGCCTCTTCGACCGTGAAGTAACGGCGTTCCTTCCGCTCCATCGCTCGACCGCAGCCTCTCGCGACCGTTTCGCCAGGAGATGGACAGCAGCCGACGCATGCTGCCGCTCGTACTGGGCGATCGTGCGAGCTGGGCTCGCCTTCAGCGCTCGCTGCCGGCCGAAGAGTCGCCGTCCGGCCGGGGGCAGTTTACCATCGAGGGGGCGAGGAACGCTGGAGGGTGCAATGCGAGAGCAAGCGATCGCTGACCGGCGAGCAGCGCGCCAGCACACGATCGGCGGGCACCTGCTGCTGGCAACGACGGCTGTGCTGTGGGGATCCTCGTATATCGGAACACGCGCGATCGTCGGAGACGTCCCACCGCTCCTCCTGGGATTCTTGCGTGCGCTGTCGGCGACTGTCGTCCTGGGAGTCCTGGCGAAGCTGGCCGGGGAATCACTGCGGGCACGGTCGAGCGCCTGGATCCCGCTGGCGGGACTGGGGGTACTGGGGGTCGCCTACTTCTACATCGGTCTGAACCTGGCGTTGCAGTGGACGACTGCGACCGCTGCCTCGTTCCTGAGCCTGCCGTATCCCGCCTTGACGGCAGTGGGAGGGTGGCTGTTCCTGCGGGAGCGATTGGGAGCGCGGCAGATCGCCGGGATCGGGCTGGCCGCACTGGGAGCCACTTGGTTGACCGTGGCCTCCGCGCAGGACAACGTCGGTGGTGCGTGGATCGGAAACCTGCTTGCGCTGTCCATCACGGTCGCCTGGACCGCCTATACGCTCCTGGGTCGTCGCCTTCTGCTGAAGTGGACGCCCTTGGCCGCGACCTTTCACATGATGGCGGCTGGCACGCTGGTCCTCGCTCTCGCGGCTGGGCTCGAGTATTTCGGCGGGGGGCGACCGCGCTGGACCGTGGAGTCCACCCTGATCACGCTGTATCTGGGTGTGGTGTGCACCGGACTCGGTTACGCGTTCTGGAACGCTGGACTCCGTCGTGTCCGTGCCGCGACCGCCAGCGTCTACTTGTATCTCCAACCGGTGACCGTCGTCGTTTTGGGAATCGCATTGCTCGGCGAACAGCCGTCGCTCGTGACACTCGTCGCAGGGGCGCTCGTCATCGCGGGGACGGCACTGACCGCCGGGGGTGAGAGGGCGCGCTGACCGATCCGGTACACTGGCCAACGAGCGCTCCGCTCGTCAGGAGCGCGATGCGCACCGAGCGAGAAGCAGGGGGACCGAGACGAGCGATGCCGAAGCAGAAGACGGCACTGATCACAGGGATCACTGGACAAGACGGCTCGTACTTGGCGGAGTTCCTGCTCGAACAGGGCTATCGGGTAGTCGGCATGCAGCGCCGGTCGAGCACCGAGACGTTGTGGCGGATCGCCCACCTCCTGGACAAGATCGAACTCGTGCAGGGGGACCTCCTCGACCAGCTCTCGCTGATCGAAATCGTGCAGGCGTACCAGCCGGACGAGATCTACAATCTGGCGGCGCAGTCGTTCGTGCCGACCTCGTGGCAACAACCGGTCCTGACGGGCGAGTTCACGGCGCTCGGGGTGACGCGGCTCCTGGAGGCGGTGCGGCTGGTCAAGCCGGACGCCAAGTTCTACCAGGCGAGCTCGTCGGAAATGTTCGGGAAAGCGGTCGAGGTTCCGCAGAACGAGCGCACACCCTTCTATCCGCGATCTCCCTACGGTGTCAGCAAGGTCTACGGGCATTATATCACGATCAACTATCGGGAGAGTTACGGATTGTTCGCTGTCTCGGGAATCTTGTTCAACCATGAGAGCCCACGCCGGGGTCTGGAGTTCGTCACGCGCAAAGTGACGCACGGGGTGGCCAAGATCAAGCTGGGCCTGGCCAGGGAGCTGCGGCTGGGGAATCTGGATGCCCGGCGGGATTGGGGTTACGCACCCGACTACGTGCAGGCGATGTGGCTGATGCTGCAGCAGGATCAGCCGGACGACTTCGTCGTCGGGACGGGGAAAACGCACTCGGTGCGACAGCTGTGCGAGATCGCCTTCGGCTGCGTAGGGCTGAACTGGGAAGACTACGTGGTCGTCGATCCAGCGCTCTTCCGGCCGGCGGACGTGGATCTCCTCGTCGCGGACGCGACGAAGGCGCGCACGGTACTCGGCTGGCGACCGACCGTCAGCTTCGAGGAGATGATCGAGCTGATGGTGGACGCTGACCTGCGGTTGCTCAAAGGGGAAGACGTGCCTCCGGGGATGGTGGCGCCAGTCCTCCGGCGCGGGATCTGAGCGCGGAGCGAGTGAACCCGGTGCTGTTCAGCGATCGGTGCGGCCACAGTCGTTGGAGGAGGATCCAGCTGGGACGGACGGGAAGGGTGCGGCGACCCGTCGATCCCGGTCGATAGCGAAACGCCGACCCTCCACGACTGCTCCTCATGGGTCCACGGCTACAGCTCCGTGCAACCACGGCATTCTGTCCATGAAGTAACAGCACTCCTGATGTGGTAGGCGACGCAACCTGCACTGCGAGACGAGGCTCAACGCGCAGAACAGGACGTCTCCTTTCTGAGCGCTGGCATGAGAATCATCCGAGGCGGTGGACACGACCGAGCCAAGGAATAGTCTCATGGCCTAGGGGAGACGGCACAGCGGGTGCTGGTTGCTCCTGCGAGTGCGGTAAATATTGCTGGAAGGCAAAGATGCAGCGCTGGAGGTGCGCCGCAATCGCCTCACGGGCGACTTCGGTCCAGCCGAAACGGATAGCTTGGACGATGAAAGCATGCTCCTCAGCCGAGCGCTGCATATTTTTATCAAAATATGGGATACTTGCCAGATAGTAGCGGCTTGCCAACCAACAATGCTGCAAGACACTGAACAGCCGGCGGGAACCGCTTGCGGCGGCAACCGCTTGATGGAAAGCGAGGTTGACCGCAGCGAAACGTGCCGGGTTCTGGTCTTCGACAGCTCGATTGCCCTCTCGCACGAGTTCCTCGAGGAGTGCAAGCCGCTCGGGGGAAGGATTCGCCGCCACTTCCGCGGCCGCGATACCTTCCAGGGCGATACGCATGCGGAAGATCTGCTGCATCTCGTCGACACCCGGCTGAGCGACGCGACAGCCGGCACGTGGGATGACCTCGAGAAACCCTTCCTGTTCGAGCCGTTTGATCGCCTCCATCACTGGTGTCCGGGAAATGCCTAACTCGGCACAAACGGCACGGACGTTGAGCCAGTCACCCGGTCGGTAAACGCCGCGGATCAAACGATCGACCAACAAATCGTAAGCCCGCTGTGCGGCGACCGTTTCGCGCTCCTCATGGCCGTTCCCGGCGAGAAGCTCTGGGCAAGAATCCTTCCGGGCCCACTCGGTACGTACCATGGGGAATCCTCCCATCGTTTGCTTTCACTATAGCACATCGACGAACTCGATCTGGCGCACGGCGTCATCGACGGACTCTGGTATATTACTCTTGCATGCCAGCAACGGCAGGGACGACAACCGGGCTGGAGGAGGGAGTGAGGAATGGGTCTTGCATGGCAAGCCAGCGACTTGCGAGGGGTCATTGCGTTGGTTCCCACGCCGACCAAAGAAGGGGCAGAGCATTGGAGGACGGAAGACGTGGTCGATCTCGATGAGACAGAGCGGATGATCCGGGCGATCCTCCAGGACGGCGCGACCGGTGTCGCCACGAACGGGACGCTAGGAGAGATGGCGACGCTCTTGCGTGAAGAGTGGGAGCGCTTCGTTGCAGTCGTTTGGGAAACCGTCCGTGCGATCGACCCTGATCGGCCCCTCTTCATCGGAGCGACTACCTTGGGTACGCGGGAGACGATCTCCCGCCTGCGCTATCTTCGCAAACTCGGGGTACGCGGCACGCTCTTGGGGCGACCATTCTGGTCGCAGTTGGCACCGGAGGCGATCATCGCTTTTTACCGCGATATTGCGGAGGGATTTCCGGAGATCGCCGTCCTCCTCTATGACAATCCCGAAGCCTTCAAAGGGCCCATTCCCACACCGGTCTATGCGGCCCTTGCTGACTCGAGCACCGTAATCGGGGTCAAATACGTTTCCCTGACACCCAAGTACCGAGCGGACATGGATGCGGTGCGTGGGAAGATTCGCCTCCTACCGCTGGAATCGGACTGGTTCTGGGCCTGGACACTCTATCCGGACGAAGCGCTCGGCTGCTGGTCGAGCAGCATGCTGTGCGGCCCTGAACCGGTGCGCTATTTGGCCGAAGCCCTCGAGCGAGGAGATATCGAAGCCGCTCGCTGGATCACGCATCGTATCGAGTGGACGTACGAGCCATTCTTGGCTCGGCAAAACTTTCAGGAATTTTCGCGCTACAATATTCCATTGGAGAAAATCCGGTTCAACGCAGCCGGATACGTGAAGGCGGGGCCACCACTCCCACCCTACCATGTGGTACCCGAGAACTATCGCCGAGGAGCGCTCGAGCATGCGGCTCGCTGGCGTCAGCTGGTCAGCGAGGTTCAGGCGCGCCGAGCCATGCTCGCTTGATATGCCAGACGGAGTCGTTGCGCTTGTTTGTATGGCAGCAGCAGACGCTGTTTTTCCCGTGACATCGCCACTTCTTCAGTCAGCACTCCAAGTTC from Thermomicrobium roseum DSM 5159 encodes:
- the gmd gene encoding GDP-mannose 4,6-dehydratase — its product is MPKQKTALITGITGQDGSYLAEFLLEQGYRVVGMQRRSSTETLWRIAHLLDKIELVQGDLLDQLSLIEIVQAYQPDEIYNLAAQSFVPTSWQQPVLTGEFTALGVTRLLEAVRLVKPDAKFYQASSSEMFGKAVEVPQNERTPFYPRSPYGVSKVYGHYITINYRESYGLFAVSGILFNHESPRRGLEFVTRKVTHGVAKIKLGLARELRLGNLDARRDWGYAPDYVQAMWLMLQQDQPDDFVVGTGKTHSVRQLCEIAFGCVGLNWEDYVVVDPALFRPADVDLLVADATKARTVLGWRPTVSFEEMIELMVDADLRLLKGEDVPPGMVAPVLRRGI
- a CDS encoding GntR family transcriptional regulator, translated to MVRTEWARKDSCPELLAGNGHEERETVAAQRAYDLLVDRLIRGVYRPGDWLNVRAVCAELGISRTPVMEAIKRLEQEGFLEVIPRAGCRVAQPGVDEMQQIFRMRIALEGIAAAEVAANPSPERLALLEELVREGNRAVEDQNPARFAAVNLAFHQAVAAASGSRRLFSVLQHCWLASRYYLASIPYFDKNMQRSAEEHAFIVQAIRFGWTEVAREAIAAHLQRCIFAFQQYLPHSQEQPAPAVPSPLGHETIPWLGRVHRLG
- a CDS encoding dihydrodipicolinate synthase family protein, coding for MGLAWQASDLRGVIALVPTPTKEGAEHWRTEDVVDLDETERMIRAILQDGATGVATNGTLGEMATLLREEWERFVAVVWETVRAIDPDRPLFIGATTLGTRETISRLRYLRKLGVRGTLLGRPFWSQLAPEAIIAFYRDIAEGFPEIAVLLYDNPEAFKGPIPTPVYAALADSSTVIGVKYVSLTPKYRADMDAVRGKIRLLPLESDWFWAWTLYPDEALGCWSSSMLCGPEPVRYLAEALERGDIEAARWITHRIEWTYEPFLARQNFQEFSRYNIPLEKIRFNAAGYVKAGPPLPPYHVVPENYRRGALEHAARWRQLVSEVQARRAMLA